The Halobacterium litoreum genome includes a region encoding these proteins:
- a CDS encoding heavy metal translocating P-type ATPase, whose translation MSDSSAARDARDGETVVAFAVPEMDCPSCAGKVESSLDKVEGVLDSDPQPTTGKLTVTYDPARTDVDALVAAVENAGYEVADRPDSEDDHGHSHDTDGESVWTSTRAMKTWASGVFVALGFLFEFFLHANNVAVAEVLGTEVLVADAFFLAGIVVGGQAIVRGGYYSARNLNLDIDLLMSVAIIGAVAASVAFGERLYFEAATLAFLFSVSELLERYSMDRARNSLEELMELSPDEATVRRDGEETTIPVEDVEVGDVVVVRPGEKIPMDGAVVAGESAVNQAPITGESVPVDKVGGDEVYAGTINEEGYLEVEVTAESTENTLSRIVEMVEDAQANQTEREQFVERFASYYTPLVVTAGILVGTVPPLLLGGAWPTWILRGLTLFVLACPCAFVISTPVSVVSGVTSAAKNGVLVKGGNHLEAMGEVDAVALDKTGTLTKGELTVTDVVPLNGNSEDDVLRCARGLEARSEHPIGDAIVSEAAERDVQARDVTDFESVTGKGVTADLAGERHYAGKPGYFENLGFDLSHVHATTDGGVVTQKSRNLCERNDCLDLLEDVVPRLQSEGKTVVLVGTDEELEGVIAVADEVRPEAAAAIRRLRELGVERTVMLTGDNERTARAIAEQVGVDDFRAELLPEQKVEAVEELTDEFDAVAMVGDGVNDAPALATATVGVAMGAAGTDTALETADIALMGDDLTRLPYLYDLSNRANGVIRQNVWTSLGAKAVLAAGVPLGFVPIWVAVLVGDAGMTTAVTANAMRLSRVKPDLGE comes from the coding sequence ATGAGTGATTCATCGGCCGCCCGGGACGCCCGCGACGGCGAGACGGTCGTCGCGTTCGCCGTCCCCGAGATGGACTGTCCGTCCTGTGCTGGGAAAGTCGAATCCAGTCTGGACAAGGTCGAGGGCGTCCTCGATTCGGACCCCCAGCCGACGACGGGGAAACTCACGGTGACTTACGACCCCGCGCGAACCGACGTAGACGCGCTCGTGGCCGCCGTCGAGAACGCCGGCTACGAGGTGGCCGACCGCCCGGACAGCGAGGACGACCACGGTCACAGCCACGACACCGACGGCGAGTCGGTCTGGACGAGCACGCGAGCGATGAAGACGTGGGCGAGCGGCGTGTTCGTCGCGCTCGGCTTCCTCTTCGAGTTCTTCCTGCACGCGAACAACGTCGCCGTCGCCGAGGTTCTCGGCACCGAGGTGTTGGTCGCGGACGCCTTCTTCCTCGCGGGCATCGTCGTCGGCGGGCAGGCAATCGTCCGCGGCGGCTACTACTCCGCGCGGAACCTGAACCTCGACATCGACCTCCTGATGAGCGTCGCCATCATCGGCGCCGTCGCGGCGAGCGTCGCGTTCGGTGAGCGCCTCTACTTCGAGGCCGCGACGCTGGCCTTCCTCTTCAGCGTCTCCGAACTGCTCGAACGCTACTCGATGGACCGCGCACGGAACTCCCTCGAGGAACTGATGGAACTGTCGCCGGACGAGGCGACGGTCCGCAGAGACGGGGAGGAGACGACCATCCCCGTCGAGGACGTCGAAGTCGGTGACGTCGTGGTGGTGCGGCCCGGCGAGAAGATTCCGATGGACGGCGCCGTCGTCGCGGGCGAGAGCGCCGTGAATCAGGCGCCCATCACGGGCGAGAGCGTGCCCGTCGACAAGGTCGGTGGCGACGAGGTGTACGCGGGCACCATCAACGAGGAGGGCTACCTCGAAGTCGAGGTGACCGCCGAGTCGACCGAGAACACGCTCTCGCGCATCGTCGAGATGGTCGAGGACGCGCAGGCCAACCAGACCGAGCGCGAGCAGTTCGTCGAGCGCTTCGCGTCGTACTACACGCCGCTGGTCGTCACCGCGGGGATTCTCGTCGGCACCGTCCCGCCGCTCCTGCTCGGCGGCGCGTGGCCGACGTGGATTCTCCGGGGACTCACGCTGTTCGTGCTCGCGTGTCCCTGCGCGTTCGTCATCTCGACGCCCGTCTCGGTCGTCTCCGGCGTCACGAGCGCCGCGAAGAACGGCGTGCTCGTGAAGGGCGGGAACCACCTCGAAGCGATGGGCGAGGTGGACGCCGTCGCGCTCGACAAGACGGGGACGCTCACGAAGGGCGAACTCACCGTCACCGACGTGGTGCCCCTGAACGGGAACAGCGAGGACGACGTCCTGCGCTGTGCGCGCGGCCTCGAAGCGCGCAGCGAACACCCCATCGGTGACGCCATCGTCTCGGAGGCCGCCGAGCGCGACGTTCAGGCGCGCGACGTGACCGACTTCGAGAGCGTCACCGGAAAGGGCGTCACCGCCGACCTCGCGGGCGAACGGCACTACGCCGGGAAACCGGGCTACTTCGAGAATCTGGGGTTCGACCTCTCGCACGTCCACGCGACCACGGACGGCGGCGTCGTCACCCAGAAATCCCGGAACCTCTGCGAGCGCAACGACTGCCTGGACCTCCTCGAAGACGTGGTTCCCCGTCTCCAATCCGAGGGAAAAACAGTTGTGCTCGTCGGCACCGACGAGGAACTCGAGGGCGTGATTGCAGTCGCCGACGAGGTGCGCCCAGAGGCCGCCGCCGCAATCCGGCGCCTACGCGAGTTGGGCGTCGAGCGCACCGTGATGCTCACCGGCGACAACGAGCGCACCGCGCGCGCCATCGCCGAACAGGTCGGCGTCGACGACTTCCGCGCGGAACTGCTCCCCGAGCAGAAGGTCGAAGCCGTCGAGGAACTCACCGACGAGTTCGACGCCGTGGCGATGGTCGGCGACGGCGTCAACGACGCGCCCGCGCTCGCTACCGCCACCGTCGGTGTCGCGATGGGCGCGGCCGGCACTGACACCGCCCTCGAAACCGCCGACATCGCGTTGATGGGCGACGACCTCACGCGCCTGCCGTACCTCTACGACCTCTCGAACCGCGCGAACGGCGTCATCCGGCAGAACGTCTGGACGAGTCTCGGCGCGAAAGCCGTGCTCGCGGCGGGCGTCCCGCTGGGCTTCGTCCCCATCTGGGTCGCCGTGCTCGTCGGCGACGCCGGGATGACCACCGCCGTCACCGCGAACGCGATGCGGCTCTCGCGCGTGAAACCCGACCTCGGCGAGTAG
- a CDS encoding pyridoxamine 5'-phosphate oxidase family protein, with amino-acid sequence MSDARSQRPPDDEDGIEMSPAALDDFLETAGDGVLTLHADEPYSFPVSFGYDVATGRCVLQLVSAPDSAKRALLDDEADATLVAYEWTAPDDWRSVVVSGELARVPDDGAAHDVYAEQATPVGMSVFGTGAQNLDVEWYELDAASRSGRRSPR; translated from the coding sequence ATGTCCGACGCGCGCTCACAGCGGCCGCCCGACGACGAGGACGGCATCGAGATGTCGCCCGCCGCCCTCGACGACTTCCTCGAAACCGCCGGTGACGGCGTGCTCACGCTCCACGCGGACGAACCGTACTCGTTTCCCGTCTCGTTCGGGTACGACGTCGCGACCGGTCGGTGCGTCCTCCAGTTGGTGTCCGCGCCCGACAGCGCGAAGCGTGCGCTCCTCGACGACGAGGCCGACGCGACGCTCGTCGCCTACGAGTGGACCGCCCCCGACGACTGGCGGAGCGTCGTCGTCTCGGGCGAACTCGCCCGCGTCCCCGACGACGGCGCCGCCCACGACGTGTACGCAGAGCAAGCGACGCCCGTCGGGATGAGCGTCTTCGGCACGGGCGCGCAGAACCTCGACGTGGAGTGGTACGAACTCGACGCCGCGTCCCGGTCGGGTCGCCGGAGTCCCCGGTAG
- a CDS encoding DUF2249 domain-containing protein has protein sequence MPTLDVRDVPPSDRHPQIHTVFEDMDEGETLELVNDHDPKPLFYEMQAERDAFDADGYEVERRGPDEFVAFFPKE, from the coding sequence ATGCCGACACTCGACGTCCGCGACGTGCCGCCGTCGGACCGCCACCCCCAGATACACACCGTCTTCGAGGACATGGACGAGGGGGAGACCCTCGAACTGGTGAACGACCACGACCCGAAGCCGCTGTTCTACGAGATGCAGGCCGAGCGCGACGCCTTCGACGCCGACGGCTACGAGGTCGAACGGCGAGGCCCGGACGAGTTCGTGGCGTTCTTCCCGAAGGAATGA
- a CDS encoding cupin domain-containing protein, translating to MTPTVTDLGALTDEPHARPFPGEEPKTVRLSLDAGESVPAHRHPDRVVVCHVYEGELDVTLGDDTVTVSTGEVARFDGAQDISPRAAEESEALLVLAEK from the coding sequence ATGACGCCGACGGTCACCGACCTCGGCGCGCTGACCGACGAACCGCACGCGCGTCCGTTCCCCGGCGAGGAACCGAAGACGGTTCGGCTCTCGCTCGACGCGGGCGAGTCGGTGCCCGCCCACCGACACCCCGACCGCGTGGTCGTCTGTCACGTCTACGAGGGCGAACTGGACGTGACGCTCGGGGACGACACGGTCACTGTCTCGACCGGCGAGGTGGCGCGCTTCGACGGCGCGCAGGACATCTCGCCGCGCGCCGCCGAGGAAAGCGAGGCGCTGCTCGTGCTCGCGGAGAAGTGA
- a CDS encoding DUF2249 domain-containing protein, with amino-acid sequence MAASTDVEDALAATDAPTDRPRERLDVRELGPPEPLVETLETLSELGDAVLVQVNDRAPQHLYPKLRERGYEFESADCGDCVVTAIWRD; translated from the coding sequence ATGGCCGCCAGCACCGACGTGGAGGACGCGCTCGCCGCGACCGACGCCCCGACGGACCGACCGCGAGAGCGCCTGGACGTGCGCGAACTCGGCCCGCCGGAGCCGCTCGTGGAGACGCTGGAGACGCTCTCCGAGTTGGGGGACGCGGTGCTCGTGCAGGTCAACGACCGCGCGCCACAGCACCTCTACCCGAAACTCCGTGAGCGCGGCTACGAGTTCGAGAGCGCGGACTGCGGGGACTGCGTGGTCACCGCGATTTGGCGCGACTGA
- a CDS encoding helix-turn-helix domain-containing protein, with the protein MARAQLTIDLPEDVWISRISTAHPETLFRVLAAFPDGDTGVALLELTGANVVESLRGMHEAESVVDLEPLERNDDSVLVQFETDEPLLLASMQAAGLPLEPPVEVTDGKASLEVTAPHAKLSALRDQLDAFGMEFDVGYLYESGDSERLLTPRQQELLVEAIEAGYYDTPRDCTLTELADRVDTAKSTLSETLHRAEETAIKQFATNLPEFADADLA; encoded by the coding sequence ATGGCCCGCGCCCAACTCACCATCGACCTCCCCGAGGACGTGTGGATTTCCCGCATCTCGACGGCCCACCCGGAGACGCTGTTCCGCGTGCTCGCGGCGTTCCCCGACGGCGACACCGGCGTCGCGCTGCTGGAACTCACCGGCGCGAACGTCGTGGAGTCCCTGCGGGGGATGCACGAGGCCGAGTCGGTCGTCGACCTCGAACCGCTCGAACGAAACGACGACTCCGTGCTCGTCCAGTTCGAGACCGACGAACCGCTGTTGCTCGCGTCGATGCAGGCCGCCGGCCTCCCGCTCGAACCGCCCGTCGAAGTGACCGACGGGAAGGCGAGCCTCGAAGTCACCGCGCCCCACGCCAAACTCTCCGCGCTCCGCGACCAACTCGACGCCTTCGGGATGGAGTTCGACGTCGGCTACCTCTACGAGTCCGGGGACTCCGAGCGCCTGCTCACGCCCCGCCAGCAGGAACTCCTCGTCGAAGCCATCGAGGCCGGCTACTACGACACGCCGCGGGACTGCACGCTCACCGAACTCGCGGACCGCGTCGACACCGCCAAATCCACGCTCAGCGAGACGCTCCACCGCGCCGAGGAGACCGCCATCAAGCAGTTTGCCACGAACCTCCCCGAGTTCGCCGACGCCGACCTCGCCTGA
- a CDS encoding heme-copper oxidase family protein, giving the protein MSAVPGGLSTDQQPPMTIPLRYFLVGLGFLLAGGAVGLRALVAPPSGLAGLAHVHLLLVGWVCLTIAGAMTQFVPVWSNVPLHSRRLANATLALFVVGVAGLAWAFYTARPHWIHGFGGVLLAGVWAFVYNLGRTLAAARPFDATEAHFAFALACFAVVAPLGFALAMDFTTPLLPFAGVSRPQVVAAHATLAVFGAILATVLGALYQLGTMFTQTDLHGVDRHLARIEYGYPVGVVALAAGRLLAVRGLALAGGLLVAAGALAFAAILARKLSESQVQRTPMLSRYAVVAAGLAAWSVLAGVAWLRDPLAPAARFGPASAPHLLFVGVVGFVVAGSLYHVVPFVVWEHRYSDRIGFEPVPSIDGLYDGRVAALDFWLLAAGGLALTLSRADLLPESAALAGGGLLAAGFLAFAANLAGVVWKHGRVLPNWATGRAENAD; this is encoded by the coding sequence ATGAGCGCAGTCCCCGGCGGCCTCTCGACGGACCAGCAGCCCCCGATGACGATTCCGCTGCGGTACTTCCTCGTCGGGCTCGGCTTCCTGCTCGCGGGCGGCGCCGTCGGCCTCCGCGCGCTTGTCGCTCCTCCTTCCGGTCTCGCCGGCCTCGCGCACGTCCACCTCCTGCTCGTCGGCTGGGTGTGTCTCACCATCGCCGGCGCGATGACGCAGTTCGTCCCCGTCTGGTCGAACGTTCCCCTGCACTCCCGCCGACTCGCGAACGCCACGCTCGCGCTGTTCGTCGTCGGCGTCGCCGGCCTCGCGTGGGCGTTCTACACCGCCAGACCGCACTGGATTCACGGCTTCGGCGGCGTCCTCCTCGCCGGCGTCTGGGCGTTCGTCTACAACCTCGGGCGCACGCTCGCCGCCGCCCGCCCGTTCGACGCGACGGAAGCCCACTTCGCGTTCGCACTCGCCTGCTTCGCCGTCGTCGCGCCCCTCGGCTTCGCCCTCGCGATGGACTTCACGACGCCCCTGCTCCCGTTCGCCGGCGTCTCCCGCCCGCAGGTCGTCGCCGCGCACGCCACGCTCGCTGTCTTCGGCGCGATACTCGCCACCGTCCTCGGCGCGCTCTACCAGCTCGGCACGATGTTCACGCAGACGGACCTGCACGGCGTCGACCGCCACCTCGCAAGAATCGAGTACGGCTACCCGGTCGGCGTCGTCGCGCTCGCCGCCGGTCGCCTGCTCGCCGTCCGCGGCCTCGCGCTCGCCGGCGGCCTCCTCGTCGCGGCCGGCGCGCTCGCGTTCGCCGCGATTCTCGCGCGCAAACTGTCCGAATCGCAGGTCCAGCGCACGCCGATGCTCTCCCGGTACGCCGTCGTCGCCGCCGGCCTCGCCGCGTGGAGCGTCCTCGCCGGCGTCGCGTGGCTCCGCGACCCGCTCGCGCCCGCCGCGCGCTTCGGCCCCGCGAGCGCGCCCCACCTCCTGTTCGTCGGCGTCGTCGGCTTCGTCGTCGCCGGGTCGCTGTACCACGTCGTCCCGTTCGTCGTCTGGGAGCACCGCTACAGCGACCGCATCGGCTTCGAACCCGTCCCCTCGATAGACGGCCTCTACGACGGTCGCGTGGCCGCGCTGGATTTCTGGCTCCTCGCCGCGGGGGGCCTCGCGCTGACGCTCTCGCGCGCCGACCTCCTGCCCGAATCGGCGGCGCTCGCGGGCGGCGGCCTGCTCGCCGCGGGCTTCCTCGCGTTCGCCGCAAATCTCGCGGGCGTGGTCTGGAAGCACGGCCGCGTCCTCCCGAACTGGGCGACGGGACGCGCGGAGAACGCGGACTAG
- a CDS encoding CGCGG family putative rSAM-modified RiPP protein: protein MSEHAHAAEEVPDEVHENSWSANLEHPEHAGDRERVVADALDAVRKTAPGYHVNLVTHGESGHPEDYLYDALADAFGDDVDWEYVEQCGCGGHVTRVHVS, encoded by the coding sequence ATGTCCGAGCACGCGCACGCCGCCGAGGAAGTACCCGACGAGGTTCACGAGAACTCGTGGTCCGCGAACCTCGAACACCCCGAGCACGCCGGCGACCGGGAGCGCGTCGTCGCGGACGCCCTCGACGCCGTCCGGAAGACGGCGCCCGGCTACCACGTCAACCTCGTCACGCACGGCGAGAGCGGGCACCCCGAGGACTACCTCTACGACGCGCTCGCCGACGCGTTCGGCGACGACGTGGACTGGGAGTACGTCGAGCAGTGTGGCTGTGGCGGGCACGTCACACGCGTCCACGTCAGTTAA
- a CDS encoding DUF2249 domain-containing protein, whose protein sequence is MPADPDVRLDARTIDGEPFGDIVDALDDLGPEETLLLVNGFEPEPLYGVLEERGFDYETERAGNEWRVYVTRAE, encoded by the coding sequence ATGCCAGCCGACCCCGACGTGCGACTCGACGCGCGCACAATCGACGGCGAACCGTTCGGCGACATCGTCGACGCCCTCGACGACCTCGGGCCCGAGGAGACGCTCCTGCTCGTCAACGGCTTCGAACCGGAGCCGCTGTACGGCGTGCTCGAAGAGCGAGGGTTCGACTACGAGACGGAACGCGCCGGCAACGAGTGGCGCGTCTACGTCACGCGCGCCGAGTAG
- a CDS encoding TIGR04347 family pseudo-SAM/SPASM protein, which yields MISVSKLLCGLDAESDGLRYDAADGSSEDQITEDKQRRPVVVWNLTKQCNLYCSHCYAAADTETAPGELSTAEGKALLDDLAGFGIPVVLFSGGEPLVRDDLEELVAYAADAGIRPVLSTNGTLLTEERAEALKAAGLKYAGVSVDGLPERNDAFRGQDGAFDAAVRGIENSLDAGLKTGLRYTITQANAPDLPDVVDLLHDVGVDRFCFYHLDYGGRGADISDIDLTPADTREAVETVCDLTREYHAEGEEIETLLVGNYADAGFLVEYADEELGSEQAERVRQYLEANGGDPTGERIADVDYQGNVHLTQFWQGYSLGNVRDRPFSELWTDDHNPLLGALRERESRLGERCQTCQYASVCRGGSRLRALGAGGPFAPDPKCYLTDEERRPDAGARGGTAD from the coding sequence GTGATTTCCGTCAGCAAACTCCTCTGCGGGCTGGACGCCGAGAGCGACGGCCTGCGCTACGACGCCGCCGACGGCTCCAGCGAGGACCAGATTACGGAGGACAAGCAGCGCCGGCCGGTGGTCGTCTGGAACCTCACGAAGCAGTGTAACCTCTACTGCTCGCATTGCTACGCCGCCGCCGACACCGAGACCGCGCCCGGCGAACTCTCCACCGCGGAGGGGAAGGCGCTGCTCGACGACCTCGCCGGTTTTGGTATCCCCGTCGTCCTGTTCTCCGGGGGCGAACCGCTCGTGCGCGACGACCTCGAAGAACTCGTCGCCTACGCCGCCGACGCGGGCATTCGACCCGTGCTCTCGACGAACGGCACGCTGCTCACCGAGGAGCGCGCCGAGGCGCTCAAAGCGGCCGGCCTGAAGTACGCGGGCGTCTCGGTGGACGGCCTCCCGGAGCGCAACGACGCGTTCCGGGGGCAGGACGGCGCGTTCGACGCTGCGGTCCGGGGCATCGAGAACAGCCTCGACGCCGGCCTGAAGACCGGCCTCCGGTACACCATCACGCAGGCGAACGCGCCCGACCTGCCGGACGTGGTCGACCTCCTGCACGACGTGGGCGTCGACCGCTTCTGTTTCTACCACCTCGACTACGGCGGCCGCGGCGCCGACATCTCGGACATCGACCTGACGCCCGCGGACACCCGCGAGGCCGTGGAGACGGTCTGCGATTTGACCCGCGAGTACCACGCCGAGGGGGAGGAAATCGAGACGCTGCTCGTCGGGAACTACGCCGACGCCGGCTTCCTCGTGGAGTACGCCGACGAGGAACTCGGGAGCGAGCAGGCCGAGCGCGTCCGCCAGTACCTCGAAGCGAACGGCGGCGACCCGACCGGCGAGCGCATCGCCGACGTGGACTACCAGGGGAACGTCCACCTGACGCAGTTCTGGCAGGGGTACAGCCTCGGGAACGTCCGCGACCGGCCGTTCTCGGAACTGTGGACGGACGACCACAACCCCCTGCTGGGCGCGCTCCGCGAGCGCGAGAGCCGACTCGGCGAGCGCTGTCAGACCTGCCAGTACGCGTCGGTCTGCCGGGGCGGGTCGCGGTTGCGGGCGCTCGGCGCAGGCGGCCCGTTTGCGCCCGACCCGAAGTGCTACCTCACCGACGAGGAGCGCCGCCCCGACGCCGGCGCTCGCGGCGGGACGGCGGACTGA
- a CDS encoding Htur_1727 family rSAM-partnered candidate RiPP, whose product MGDDRTRVADEPRSATGREWEVFVRADADGPLKHVGSVTAGDADDAHERAETLFGWTARDVWLCPADETARYTSHELAGGESA is encoded by the coding sequence ATGGGAGACGACCGAACGCGCGTCGCCGACGAACCGCGGAGCGCGACCGGACGCGAGTGGGAGGTGTTCGTGCGGGCCGACGCGGACGGCCCGCTGAAGCACGTCGGGAGCGTCACCGCGGGGGACGCCGACGACGCCCACGAGCGCGCCGAGACGCTGTTCGGGTGGACGGCGCGGGACGTGTGGCTCTGCCCGGCCGACGAGACCGCGCGCTACACCAGCCACGAACTCGCCGGGGGTGAGTCGGCGTGA
- a CDS encoding multicopper oxidase domain-containing protein, producing MRDRIGAPGTGISRREFVAATGGIGTAALAGCTAPTPNQSTRTGSEGSQNQLNQDSDLPKTSPPEIVNAHEQGNQVTMKSMPAVHDVHPEETMGGPVQLPRVWAFQADDGEPSVPGPIIRTVEGEDIEVTLDNTDGKRPHTLHFHGAQKKWMDDGVPTTTGIRVDAGEKHTYTIPANVPGTHVYHCHYQTHRHIDMGMYGIFRVDPEGYEPADKEYFMTVKDWDSRLNRMMAGEDVSYSPRTRSPDVFTVNGKSAPRTLHPEDGSPIIVEQGDTVRIHYVNGGYMNHPLHLHNHRFQRVEKDGGTIPEAARHDMDITNIAPAERHTIEFEADSEPGIYLMHCHKVNHVMNGSYYPGGMLSGVVYKEAMDTDIFAKLMEYAGYEG from the coding sequence ATGAGAGACCGCATCGGCGCACCCGGCACCGGCATCTCGCGTCGCGAGTTCGTCGCCGCCACTGGCGGCATCGGCACCGCCGCGCTCGCTGGCTGTACCGCACCGACCCCGAACCAGTCCACGCGGACGGGAAGCGAGGGGTCTCAGAACCAACTCAATCAGGACAGCGACCTCCCGAAGACGAGTCCGCCCGAAATCGTCAACGCCCACGAGCAGGGCAACCAGGTGACGATGAAGAGCATGCCCGCCGTCCACGACGTCCACCCCGAGGAGACGATGGGCGGCCCCGTCCAACTGCCCCGCGTCTGGGCGTTCCAGGCCGATGACGGCGAGCCGAGCGTCCCCGGCCCCATCATCCGCACGGTGGAGGGCGAGGACATCGAGGTCACGCTCGACAACACGGACGGGAAGCGCCCGCACACGCTGCACTTCCACGGCGCACAGAAGAAGTGGATGGACGACGGCGTGCCGACGACCACGGGCATTCGCGTCGACGCCGGCGAGAAACACACGTACACTATCCCTGCGAACGTGCCGGGGACCCACGTCTACCACTGCCACTACCAGACCCACCGGCACATCGACATGGGGATGTACGGCATCTTCCGCGTCGACCCCGAGGGGTACGAGCCGGCGGACAAGGAGTACTTCATGACCGTCAAGGACTGGGACTCCCGGCTCAACCGCATGATGGCGGGCGAGGACGTCTCCTACAGTCCGCGCACGCGGAGCCCCGACGTGTTCACGGTCAACGGAAAGTCCGCGCCGCGCACGCTTCACCCCGAGGACGGCTCGCCCATCATCGTCGAGCAGGGCGACACCGTGCGCATCCACTACGTCAACGGCGGCTACATGAACCACCCGCTGCACCTCCACAACCACCGGTTCCAGCGCGTGGAGAAGGACGGCGGCACCATCCCGGAGGCCGCGCGCCACGACATGGACATCACGAACATCGCGCCGGCCGAGCGCCACACCATCGAGTTCGAGGCGGACTCCGAGCCGGGCATCTACCTGATGCACTGCCACAAGGTCAACCACGTG